In the Victivallis sp. Marseille-Q1083 genome, one interval contains:
- a CDS encoding GntR family transcriptional regulator: MKLYEQITDELKRRIESQELRPGDRVPSIRELRDQYGVSHITVIRSYKELAARNYICQNHGKNYSVCGPKPEEPRRITGNIGFFIRPLSPFSVQDNYFNDITLGIQGECAVRRVNLLCSHTTAPLNHLPINTSAFRAIAGAMRELAGEVDGFLVDEHIPDGVLAPLVGELTKPMVIVNRRSTLAVNTVTPAIEKNFATALDFALRMGYDAFLYMRDVVRTSNFNDFRTAFEAFMALHRIGEERQRVVGNCNLDPHEVSCMAALGYFNELKEKYNKILVVTESDAFARVLVDTLAGRKVGLKQRIGVLAAEGLGYCRWKEPFITSLCSRPIEMGRLATEVLFSCMDGNYKAPANHTPSEEFFLGNTL; the protein is encoded by the coding sequence ATGAAGTTATATGAACAAATCACCGATGAGTTGAAGCGGCGCATCGAGTCGCAGGAGTTGCGGCCGGGCGACCGGGTGCCTTCCATCAGGGAGCTGCGCGATCAATATGGGGTCAGCCATATCACCGTCATCCGCTCCTATAAGGAATTGGCGGCCCGGAATTATATTTGCCAGAACCACGGCAAAAACTATTCGGTGTGCGGACCGAAACCGGAAGAGCCGCGCCGGATTACCGGCAACATCGGATTTTTTATCCGTCCGCTGTCGCCGTTCAGTGTCCAGGACAATTACTTCAACGATATTACGCTGGGGATTCAGGGGGAATGCGCGGTGCGGCGGGTCAATTTGCTGTGCAGTCATACGACGGCCCCGTTGAATCATCTGCCGATCAACACCAGTGCTTTCCGCGCGATTGCCGGAGCGATGCGGGAGTTGGCCGGCGAGGTCGACGGCTTTCTGGTCGATGAGCACATTCCCGACGGTGTGCTGGCGCCGTTGGTCGGCGAACTGACCAAGCCGATGGTGATCGTCAACCGGCGCAGTACGCTGGCGGTCAATACCGTGACGCCGGCGATTGAGAAAAATTTTGCCACGGCGCTGGATTTTGCTTTGCGGATGGGATATGACGCGTTCCTTTACATGCGCGATGTGGTGCGCACCAGCAATTTCAATGACTTCCGGACGGCGTTTGAAGCATTTATGGCGCTTCACCGGATCGGCGAAGAGCGACAGCGGGTGGTCGGTAATTGCAATTTGGACCCCCATGAGGTTTCCTGCATGGCGGCGTTGGGTTATTTCAATGAACTCAAGGAAAAATACAACAAAATTTTGGTCGTCACCGAAAGCGACGCATTCGCCCGGGTACTGGTGGATACCCTGGCCGGCCGGAAGGTCGGCTTGAAGCAGCGAATCGGCGTGCTGGCGGCGGAGGGCCTGGGGTATTGCCGCTGGAAAGAGCCATTCATCACTTCCTTGTGTTCCAGGCCGATCGAGATGGGGCGGCTGGCGACGGAAGTGTTATTCAGTTGCATGGACGGCAATTACAAGGCGCCGGCCAATCATACGCCATCGGAAGAATTTTTCCTGGGAAATACGTTATAA